The Ruegeria sp. HKCCD4315 genome includes the window GCTGGGCGACGAGGCAATTTCAAAGATGCGCACCGCGCTGGATCAGGCGCGGGCGGCCGGAGGAGAGGCGTCATGATACGTCGCATTGTAATTACCGCAGTCACTCTGGCGATGCTGGTGTCGCAGCCGGCATTCGCGGTTGAGCCCGACGAGATACTTGCAGATCCGGTTCTGGAAGAACGGGCCCGGGCGATTTCAAAACAGGTGCGCTGCGTGGTGTGCCAGAACCAAGACATCGACAGTTCTAACGCCGGGGTGGCGCGCGACCTTCGTCTGCTTGTGCGCGAACGGCTGGTGGCAGGTGACTCGGACCAGCAGGTTATGGATTTTCTGGTTGCGCGTTATGGCGACTATGTTCTGTTCAACCCGCCGTGGAAGCCATCAACTTACATACTGTGGGTTGCGCCTATCGTCATCCTGGGGCTGGGTGGTATCGCGACTGCAGCGGTATTGACCCAGAATGCGCGCCGATATCGGAAGTCGCGAAATCAAGAGACGGCACACGGCGCGAGCGAAGAACGGAATTCCGAAAACCATTCACTCACGGAGCCGCACGCATGATCTGGATTATCTTTTCATTCATGGCCGTGGCGGTGTTTCTGACGCTCGCCCTCTCCGGTATGGGGCGCAAGACCTCGGACTTGTCGAGACACGAAAGCGCCTCTGCCATCTTTTCCGACCAGATCGGCGAAGTAGAGAAGGACCTGGAACGAGGAATTATCTCGGCCGAAGAAGCCAAGGCCGCCA containing:
- a CDS encoding cytochrome c-type biogenesis protein produces the protein MIRRIVITAVTLAMLVSQPAFAVEPDEILADPVLEERARAISKQVRCVVCQNQDIDSSNAGVARDLRLLVRERLVAGDSDQQVMDFLVARYGDYVLFNPPWKPSTYILWVAPIVILGLGGIATAAVLTQNARRYRKSRNQETAHGASEERNSENHSLTEPHA